In a genomic window of Streptomyces sp. NBC_01231:
- a CDS encoding gamma-aminobutyraldehyde dehydrogenase, producing the protein MHNPGTGTPDRFAARERFAEGAQFIAGRPTKGTSGRTHAVVDPSTGEEAFTYELAGAADVDAAVAAARAAFPGWSSATPGERSDALHRFAGVLADRAEDLARAESLQCGKPLKLTREFDVPGTIDNTAFFAGAARHLQGQSAGEYSGDHTSYVRREPIGVVGSIAPWNYPLQMAAWKILPAIAAGNTIVLKPAELTPFTSLLFAQAATHAGIPDGVINIVNGAGREAGEHLVGHPDVAMTSFTGSTTVGKRVAEIATATVKRLHLELGGKAPFVVFDDADLEAAVNGAVAGALINTGQDCTAATRAYVQRPLYEAFVERTAALMETVRLGDPFAPGTDLGPLISHAQRDRVAGFVDRARGYARVVTGGEAPQADLKNGAYYRPTLVADAAQDSEIVQSEIFGPVLVVLPFDTDDEGLRLANDTPYGLAASAWSRDVYRANRATREIKAGCVWINDHIPIISEMPHGGYRASGFGKDMSAYSFEEYTQIKHVMFDNTAVPRKDWHRTIFGDR; encoded by the coding sequence ATGCACAATCCGGGCACTGGCACCCCGGACCGGTTCGCGGCCCGGGAGCGCTTCGCCGAGGGCGCCCAGTTCATCGCGGGCCGTCCGACGAAGGGCACCTCCGGCCGTACGCACGCGGTCGTCGACCCCTCGACCGGCGAGGAGGCGTTCACGTACGAGCTGGCGGGCGCCGCCGACGTGGACGCGGCCGTGGCCGCCGCCCGCGCGGCCTTCCCGGGCTGGTCCTCGGCCACCCCGGGCGAGCGCTCGGACGCCCTGCACCGCTTCGCCGGCGTGCTCGCCGACCGTGCGGAGGACCTCGCCCGCGCCGAGTCCCTCCAGTGCGGCAAGCCCCTCAAGCTGACCCGCGAGTTCGACGTCCCGGGCACGATCGACAACACCGCCTTCTTCGCGGGCGCCGCCCGGCACCTCCAGGGGCAGTCCGCGGGCGAGTACTCCGGCGACCACACCTCGTACGTCCGCCGCGAGCCGATCGGTGTCGTCGGCTCCATCGCGCCCTGGAACTACCCCCTCCAGATGGCCGCCTGGAAGATCCTCCCGGCGATCGCCGCGGGCAACACGATCGTGCTGAAGCCCGCCGAGCTCACCCCGTTCACCTCGCTGCTGTTCGCGCAGGCCGCCACCCACGCCGGGATCCCCGACGGCGTGATCAACATCGTCAACGGCGCCGGCCGGGAGGCAGGGGAGCACCTCGTCGGCCACCCGGACGTGGCGATGACGTCGTTCACCGGCTCCACCACCGTCGGCAAGCGTGTCGCCGAGATCGCCACCGCCACCGTCAAGCGCCTCCACCTGGAGCTGGGCGGCAAGGCTCCCTTCGTCGTCTTCGACGACGCGGACCTGGAGGCGGCCGTCAACGGCGCGGTCGCGGGCGCGCTCATCAACACCGGGCAGGACTGCACGGCGGCCACGCGCGCGTACGTGCAGCGTCCCCTCTACGAGGCCTTCGTCGAGCGGACGGCCGCCCTCATGGAGACGGTCCGCCTGGGCGACCCGTTCGCCCCCGGCACCGACCTCGGCCCCCTGATCTCGCACGCCCAGCGCGACCGGGTCGCCGGATTCGTCGACCGGGCCCGCGGCTACGCACGCGTGGTGACCGGAGGCGAGGCTCCGCAGGCGGATCTCAAGAACGGTGCCTACTATCGCCCCACCCTGGTCGCCGACGCCGCCCAGGACAGCGAGATCGTCCAGTCCGAGATCTTCGGGCCGGTCCTGGTCGTCCTGCCCTTCGACACCGACGACGAGGGCCTTCGGCTGGCCAACGACACGCCGTACGGGCTCGCCGCCTCCGCCTGGAGCCGGGACGTCTACCGGGCGAACCGGGCCACCCGGGAGATCAAGGCGGGCTGCGTATGGATCAACGACCACATCCCGATCATCAGCGAGATGCCCCACGGCGGGTACCGGGCGTCCGGCTTCGGCAAGGACATGTCCGCTTACTCGTTCGAGGAGTACACCCAGATCAAACACGTCATGTTCGACAACACGGCGGTGCCCCGCAAGGACTGGCACCGGACGATCTTCGGGGACCGATAG
- a CDS encoding spermidine/putrescine ABC transporter substrate-binding protein, giving the protein MEQYEPDRLSPAQVAAMRRSLRNGRAAMTRRSVLRASAGGAFAIGGLGALSACGIPAAGKTQGGVSADDHSAKEKTVNFSNWTEYMDVDESEKHHPTLDQFTERTGIKVKYTEDINDNNEFFGKIKPQLAAGQDTGRDLIVLTDWLAGRLIRLGWVQKLDPSLLPHAYANLSAQFRSPDWDPGRAYSYVWQGISTVIAYNKKALDGVEVKSLSDLLDNPKLKGRVGFLSEMRDSVGMTLLDMGKDPATFTADDYDAVIARLQKAVDKGQIRRFTGNDYTSDLTSGDFAACVAWAGDVVQLKADSPDIDFLIPDSGYMTSTDNLLIPNKARHKTNAERLIDYYYQPKPAAELAAYINYVCPVDGVKPELAKLDKDAANNPLIIPDKAMAAKSHAFRSLSSKEDTEFEEKFAKLTGA; this is encoded by the coding sequence ATGGAGCAGTACGAGCCCGACCGCCTGTCCCCGGCCCAGGTGGCCGCCATGCGGCGCAGCCTCAGGAACGGCAGGGCCGCCATGACCCGGCGGTCCGTGCTGCGCGCCTCCGCGGGCGGCGCGTTCGCGATCGGTGGTCTCGGGGCGCTGAGCGCCTGCGGCATCCCCGCGGCCGGCAAAACCCAGGGCGGTGTCTCCGCGGACGACCACTCGGCCAAGGAGAAGACCGTCAACTTCTCCAACTGGACCGAGTACATGGACGTGGACGAGAGCGAGAAGCACCACCCCACGCTCGACCAGTTCACCGAGCGGACCGGCATCAAGGTCAAGTACACCGAGGACATCAACGACAACAACGAGTTCTTCGGCAAGATCAAGCCGCAGCTCGCCGCCGGCCAGGACACCGGCCGTGACCTCATCGTCCTCACCGACTGGCTGGCCGGCCGCCTCATCCGCCTGGGCTGGGTCCAGAAACTGGACCCGTCCCTGCTGCCGCACGCCTACGCCAACCTGTCGGCCCAGTTCCGCAGCCCCGACTGGGACCCGGGCCGCGCCTACTCGTACGTGTGGCAGGGCATCTCGACGGTCATCGCCTACAACAAGAAGGCGCTGGACGGTGTCGAGGTGAAGTCCCTCTCCGACCTGCTCGACAACCCCAAGCTCAAGGGCCGGGTCGGCTTTCTGTCGGAGATGCGCGACAGCGTCGGGATGACCCTGCTCGACATGGGCAAGGACCCGGCGACCTTCACGGCGGACGACTACGACGCGGTGATCGCCCGCCTCCAGAAGGCCGTCGACAAGGGCCAGATCCGCCGCTTCACCGGCAACGACTACACCTCCGACCTGACCAGCGGCGACTTCGCGGCCTGCGTCGCCTGGGCCGGTGACGTGGTCCAGCTCAAGGCGGACAGCCCGGACATCGACTTCCTGATCCCGGACAGCGGCTACATGACGTCGACCGACAACCTGCTGATCCCCAACAAGGCCCGGCACAAGACGAACGCCGAGCGGCTCATCGACTACTACTACCAGCCGAAACCGGCCGCCGAACTCGCCGCGTACATCAACTACGTGTGTCCCGTCGACGGTGTGAAGCCCGAGCTGGCGAAGCTCGACAAGGATGCGGCGAACAACCCGCTGATCATCCCGGACAAGGCCATGGCCGCGAAGTCCCACGCCTTCCGCTCGCTGAGCTCGAAGGAAGACACCGAGTTCGAAGAGAAGTTCGCGAAGCTGACTGGGGCGTGA
- a CDS encoding ABC transporter ATP-binding protein, with protein sequence MITVKTTDKTDHGGDVRLSGIAKTYGSFTAVHPLDLTVPHGSFFALLGASGCGKTTTLRMIAGLEEPSSGTVFLGDQEVTDLPPYKRPVNTVFQSYALFPHLDIFENVAFGLRRRGIRSVRKQVEEMLDLVQLGEQARKKPHQLSGGQQQRVAVARALINTPKVLLLDEPLGALDLKLRRQMQLELKRIQTEVGITFIHVTHDQEEAMTMADTVAVMNAGRVEQLGSPTDLYENPNTTFVANFLGTSNLIEAEVDSRSGEDIVLKAGGGKLVLPKARCSAPTTTGGRVLVGIRPEKITLTHADQAGGIPEGRNRITGQIADSSFIGVSTQYVIDSPVCPEFEVYAQNIDRDARLVPGAEVVLHWNPAHTFGLDAAQDIDAGIDTAEEAA encoded by the coding sequence GTGATCACCGTGAAGACGACCGACAAGACCGACCACGGCGGCGATGTCCGCCTCTCGGGCATAGCCAAGACCTACGGCTCCTTCACCGCCGTACACCCGCTCGACCTGACCGTCCCGCACGGCTCCTTCTTCGCCCTGCTCGGCGCCTCCGGCTGCGGCAAGACCACCACCCTGCGCATGATCGCGGGTCTGGAGGAACCTTCCTCCGGCACGGTGTTCCTCGGCGACCAGGAGGTCACCGACCTGCCGCCGTACAAGCGGCCGGTGAACACCGTCTTCCAGTCCTACGCCCTCTTCCCGCACCTGGACATCTTCGAGAACGTCGCCTTCGGCCTGCGCCGGCGCGGCATCAGGTCGGTGAGGAAACAGGTCGAGGAGATGCTCGACCTGGTCCAGCTCGGCGAGCAGGCACGCAAGAAGCCGCACCAGCTCTCCGGCGGCCAGCAGCAGCGCGTCGCCGTGGCCCGCGCGCTGATCAACACCCCCAAGGTGCTCCTCCTCGACGAGCCCCTCGGCGCCCTGGACCTCAAGCTGCGCCGCCAGATGCAGCTGGAGCTCAAGCGCATCCAGACCGAGGTCGGCATCACCTTCATCCACGTCACCCACGACCAGGAGGAGGCCATGACCATGGCCGACACGGTCGCCGTGATGAACGCGGGCCGCGTCGAACAGCTCGGCTCGCCCACCGACCTCTACGAGAACCCGAACACCACGTTCGTCGCCAACTTCCTCGGCACCTCCAACCTGATCGAGGCCGAGGTCGACTCCAGGAGCGGCGAGGACATCGTCCTCAAGGCGGGCGGCGGCAAGCTGGTCCTCCCGAAGGCACGCTGTTCCGCACCGACGACGACCGGCGGCAGGGTGCTCGTCGGGATCCGCCCCGAGAAGATCACCCTCACCCACGCCGACCAGGCGGGCGGGATCCCCGAGGGCCGCAACCGGATCACCGGCCAGATCGCCGACTCCAGCTTCATCGGAGTGTCCACGCAGTACGTCATCGACTCTCCGGTCTGCCCCGAGTTCGAGGTCTACGCCCAGAACATCGACCGCGACGCCCGGCTGGTGCCCGGCGCCGAGGTCGTCCTGCACTGGAACCCCGCGCACACCTTCGGGCTCGACGCGGCCCAGGACATCGACGCCGGCATCGACACGGCGGAAGAGGCGGCCTGA